Proteins encoded within one genomic window of Humulus lupulus chromosome 1, drHumLupu1.1, whole genome shotgun sequence:
- the LOC133815572 gene encoding uncharacterized protein LOC133815572: MAGQNSLLELNELDEFRNETYENAKIYEEKSKVFNDKRIIRKDFQPGDKVLLFNSRLKLFLGKLKSRWSGPFTVVVSLPYGAVPIHSKKTRHFKVNGERLKHYLKGFGEKCKSVMVLEPL; encoded by the coding sequence ATGGCGGGGCAGAATAGCCTTCTAGAGTTGAATGAGCTCGATGAATTTAGAAACGAAACTTATGAAAATGCAAAGATTTATGAAGAAAAGTCTAAGGTTTTTAATGATAAAAGGATCATTAGAAAGGATTTCCAACCGGGAGATAAAGTTCTGTTATTTAATTCTAGATTGAAGCTGTTTCTAGGAAAATTGAAGTCTAGATGGTCAGGACCCTTCACAGTTGTGGTCTCGTTACCTTATGGAGCGGTTCCGATTCATAGCAAGAAAACAAGACATTTTAAAGTAAATGGTGAGAGGTTAAAGCATTATTTGAAAGGATTTGGGGAAAAGTGCAAATCAGTGATGGTTTTGGAACCCCTTTAA